From Bacteroidota bacterium, the proteins below share one genomic window:
- a CDS encoding aminotransferase class I/II-fold pyridoxal phosphate-dependent enzyme, which yields MDLFEKIKKNRGPIGQHAKDSHGYFTFPKLEGEIGSKMVFRGKERLVWSLNNYLGLANHPDVRKADAAAAAEYGFASPMGARMMSGNTNYHEQLENELSAFMHKEDTILLNFGYQGMVSAIDCLVDRHDVIVYDSESHACIIDGVRLHMGKRFVFPHNDIANCEKQLERATRIVEETGGSILVITEGVFGMRGDQGKLKEIVALKKKYNFRLFVDDAHGFGTMGKTGAGTGEEQGVQDEIDVYFGTFAKSMAMIGGFISSKEDVVEYLRYNMRSQIFAKSMPAALVKGALKRLELLRSNPSLKNDLWKIVNALQSGLKEAGFEIGNTESPVTPVYMSGSIPEATNMIYDLRENSDIFCSMVVYPVVPKGVIILRLIPTAVHTLEDVKYTIEAFRKAYVKLKAGEYMSDKIAAF from the coding sequence GTGGATCTGTTTGAAAAAATTAAGAAGAATCGCGGTCCGATCGGTCAGCACGCGAAAGACTCGCATGGCTACTTCACCTTTCCAAAACTGGAAGGTGAAATCGGTTCGAAAATGGTATTCCGTGGAAAAGAGCGCCTTGTTTGGAGTTTGAATAATTATCTCGGCTTAGCCAACCATCCCGACGTTCGCAAGGCCGATGCAGCTGCCGCTGCAGAATACGGTTTTGCGTCGCCCATGGGTGCACGCATGATGTCGGGTAACACCAACTACCACGAACAGTTGGAGAACGAGCTTTCCGCCTTCATGCACAAGGAGGACACCATTCTGCTGAATTTCGGATACCAGGGAATGGTTTCCGCGATTGATTGCCTGGTTGACCGCCATGACGTAATCGTTTACGACAGCGAAAGCCATGCATGCATTATTGACGGTGTGCGTCTACACATGGGCAAACGCTTTGTTTTCCCGCATAATGATATTGCCAACTGCGAAAAACAACTCGAACGGGCGACCCGGATCGTTGAAGAGACCGGTGGTTCCATTCTCGTCATTACCGAAGGTGTATTCGGCATGCGCGGTGATCAGGGTAAATTGAAAGAAATCGTCGCCCTGAAGAAGAAATACAACTTCCGCCTGTTTGTGGATGACGCGCATGGATTCGGCACGATGGGTAAGACCGGTGCCGGTACGGGTGAAGAGCAAGGTGTTCAGGATGAGATCGATGTTTACTTCGGCACGTTTGCCAAGAGTATGGCCATGATCGGCGGGTTCATTTCATCCAAGGAAGATGTGGTGGAATACCTGCGCTACAATATGCGATCGCAGATTTTCGCCAAATCCATGCCTGCAGCCCTGGTAAAAGGCGCCTTAAAACGCCTGGAACTGCTCCGATCGAATCCCTCGCTGAAAAATGACCTGTGGAAGATCGTAAACGCACTTCAATCGGGTCTGAAAGAAGCAGGATTTGAGATCGGAAATACCGAAAGTCCGGTTACGCCTGTCTATATGAGCGGCTCGATTCCGGAAGCCACCAACATGATCTACGACCTGCGTGAGAATTCCGACATCTTCTGCTCGATGGTCGTCTATCCGGTCGTCCCGAAAGGCGTGATCATTCTCCGACTGATCCCAACGGCGGTACATACACTCGAGGATGTGAAATACACGATCGAAGCGTTCCGCAAAGCGTATGTCAAATTGAAAGCCGGCGAGTATATGTCGGATAAGATCGCCGCATTCTAA
- a CDS encoding choice-of-anchor B family protein → MKKLIAFLGCILLLSVSSLSAQNLQLRANLSYGSSALANIGGYVDHDGNEYALVGTDFGLSIVDVTDPDNPAIRFTVPGANSIWREVKTYHDFAYVTTEGGGGLTIVDLSQLPANVNYYDYNGDGAIANQLETIHALHVDTTKGFLYLYGSNIGSGNTLFFDLSDPANPTYAGEYVYPGGGSDAYVHDGYADNDTLYQSHIYAGFFTVVDVTDKANPVLLATQVTPTEFTHNTWLSVDHKTLFTTDENSGSFLGCYDISDLSNITELARFQTAPGSGAVIHNTHILNDFAVTSWYKEGVVITDVSRPANPVEVGHYDTYAQGSGNGFNGCWGVYPFLPSGTVVASDIDNGLFVLTPTYVRACYLEGKVTDSITGFPLQAASVRLLTTTLTAVSDILGDYRTGTVTGGTYDVEISKPGYQTKTISGVTLSNGVLTTLDVQLAPVPTISISGTVLDSLTGQPIAGAMVMMSDPDFTFNTTTDAAGTFSLNGVVAGNYDVTVGLWGYVTKCSGFVAGSGAFQTELVPGYYDDFTFDFGWTVSGTSPNAWERGIPVGTYDNQGDEVNPATDVSGDCQQYCYVTDNGGGTFSNHDVDNGNTQLTSPVFDATIYSNPTIEYYRWFVNTAGTGTPNDLMNFRLTNGTTTIALEQVSITSPGQGTWVPQAIPLTGLLPLTSTMQLIVDIADDAPGHVLEGGLDRFSITGQLTVGLPAATAPASLTVYPNPSNANFRIQFDQAAGLVQIRILDLQGKLMSNLTGLDLEKGLINWGEQVSPGCYLLEAKQADGRTEYRKLIRN, encoded by the coding sequence ATGAAAAAGCTCATCGCCTTCCTTGGCTGCATCCTGCTGCTGTCAGTTTCCAGCCTCTCCGCTCAAAACCTCCAATTACGTGCGAATCTGTCTTACGGCTCCTCCGCATTGGCCAACATCGGAGGTTATGTAGACCATGATGGAAACGAATATGCCCTGGTCGGAACAGATTTCGGCCTTTCGATCGTCGACGTTACCGATCCCGACAATCCGGCTATTCGTTTTACTGTTCCCGGCGCCAATTCCATTTGGCGTGAGGTCAAGACTTACCACGATTTCGCTTATGTAACAACGGAAGGTGGCGGAGGCTTGACCATCGTCGACCTTTCTCAGCTTCCCGCAAACGTCAATTATTACGACTACAACGGGGATGGGGCGATCGCCAACCAATTGGAAACGATCCACGCCCTGCACGTCGATACGACCAAGGGATTCCTGTATCTCTACGGCAGCAATATCGGAAGTGGAAACACCCTGTTTTTCGACTTGTCCGATCCCGCCAACCCGACCTACGCAGGGGAATATGTTTACCCCGGTGGCGGCAGCGATGCCTATGTACACGATGGCTATGCCGATAATGACACCTTGTATCAGTCACACATCTACGCCGGCTTCTTCACCGTCGTGGATGTAACCGACAAGGCGAACCCGGTGCTCCTGGCTACTCAGGTTACCCCGACGGAATTCACACACAATACCTGGCTTTCGGTCGATCACAAGACCTTGTTTACCACGGACGAGAATTCTGGGTCCTTTCTCGGCTGCTACGATATTTCCGATTTGAGCAATATCACGGAGCTGGCACGCTTTCAGACCGCTCCCGGCAGCGGTGCCGTTATTCATAATACGCATATCCTGAACGATTTTGCCGTGACTTCCTGGTATAAGGAGGGGGTAGTCATTACCGACGTTTCCCGTCCGGCGAATCCGGTCGAAGTAGGACACTATGATACCTACGCACAAGGAAGTGGGAATGGATTCAATGGCTGCTGGGGCGTTTATCCGTTCCTGCCGTCGGGTACGGTCGTCGCGTCCGACATCGACAATGGGTTGTTTGTCCTGACTCCGACCTATGTAAGAGCCTGCTACCTGGAAGGAAAGGTCACTGACAGCATTACCGGGTTCCCTTTACAAGCGGCAAGTGTCCGATTGCTGACCACCACCCTCACAGCTGTTTCCGATATTCTCGGCGATTACCGGACCGGGACGGTAACCGGTGGTACATACGATGTCGAGATCAGCAAACCCGGCTATCAGACCAAGACAATTTCAGGTGTCACCCTTTCCAATGGTGTGCTGACGACGCTCGATGTACAATTAGCGCCCGTGCCGACCATTAGTATTAGCGGAACGGTATTGGATAGTCTGACGGGTCAGCCCATAGCCGGTGCCATGGTGATGATGTCGGATCCTGACTTCACGTTCAACACCACCACAGATGCTGCCGGAACTTTCTCCCTAAACGGTGTGGTAGCTGGAAATTACGATGTCACGGTCGGATTGTGGGGGTATGTGACCAAATGTTCGGGCTTCGTTGCAGGCTCCGGGGCCTTTCAGACGGAACTGGTACCCGGCTACTACGATGACTTCACCTTTGACTTCGGTTGGACCGTGAGTGGCACTTCTCCCAATGCGTGGGAGCGGGGCATTCCGGTTGGCACATACGATAACCAGGGAGATGAAGTCAACCCGGCTACGGATGTATCGGGCGATTGTCAGCAGTACTGTTACGTCACCGATAATGGTGGAGGCACATTCTCCAACCACGATGTCGACAACGGGAATACGCAACTGACCTCACCGGTTTTTGATGCCACCATCTATTCCAATCCTACCATCGAATACTATCGCTGGTTTGTCAATACGGCGGGTACAGGGACGCCGAATGACCTGATGAACTTCCGTCTTACGAATGGAACAACCACGATCGCCCTGGAACAGGTCAGCATCACCTCACCGGGCCAGGGTACCTGGGTTCCCCAAGCGATTCCGCTTACTGGTCTGTTGCCGTTGACCTCCACCATGCAGTTGATCGTCGACATTGCCGACGATGCTCCGGGGCATGTGCTGGAAGGCGGACTGGATCGGTTCAGCATTACCGGACAACTGACCGTCGGCTTGCCCGCTGCTACTGCTCCGGCTTCGCTAACTGTTTATCCCAACCCCAGCAACGCAAACTTCCGCATCCAGTTCGATCAGGCCGCAGGCCTTGTTCAGATCCGCATCCTGGACCTCCAGGGTAAGTTGATGAGCAACCTGACTGGTCTTGATCTTGAAAAAGGCCTGATCAACTGGGGAGAGCAGGTGAGCCCGGGTTGTTACCTACTGGAAGCAAAACAGGCGGATGGCAGGACGGAGTACCGGAAACTGATCCGCAATTGA
- the bamD gene encoding outer membrane protein assembly factor BamD, translated as MRLKKLLFLLIPAVFAACSPYNRVLKGSDMDAKMEYAVKLYNKGDYFKALPLLEELITVYRGTQKAERTYYYYAYTNYRLGDYTSAAYDFENFSKTFPTSQFAEECAYMHAYCFYQDSPDFSLDQTNTYKAINELQLFADRYPASQRITECNRLIDQLRGKLETKSFEQARLYFNMEDYKAAVTAFRNLLNDFPSTSFRENSLFLIVKSEFLLAENSIDEKKSERYSETLGFYGEFTAAYPESKFKKEADDIASTTRRRLERLNGTLNPSSSN; from the coding sequence ATGCGCCTTAAGAAGCTTCTTTTTCTCCTGATTCCGGCCGTTTTTGCCGCTTGTAGTCCATATAACCGGGTCCTGAAAGGGTCCGATATGGATGCCAAGATGGAATATGCCGTGAAGCTCTATAACAAAGGCGACTACTTCAAGGCGCTGCCGTTGCTCGAGGAGTTGATTACGGTCTATCGCGGAACGCAGAAAGCCGAACGTACCTACTATTATTACGCGTACACGAATTACCGGCTTGGGGATTATACGTCGGCCGCGTATGATTTCGAGAACTTCTCCAAGACATTTCCGACTTCGCAGTTTGCAGAAGAGTGCGCTTACATGCATGCGTATTGCTTCTATCAGGATTCTCCCGATTTTTCCCTTGACCAGACCAATACCTACAAGGCGATCAATGAACTCCAATTGTTTGCGGACCGGTATCCTGCCAGCCAGCGAATCACCGAATGCAATCGTTTGATCGATCAGTTGAGGGGAAAACTGGAAACCAAATCGTTCGAACAGGCCCGTCTCTATTTCAACATGGAGGACTACAAAGCCGCGGTTACGGCTTTCCGGAATCTGCTCAACGACTTCCCGTCAACTTCCTTTCGGGAAAACTCCCTCTTTCTGATCGTTAAATCCGAATTCTTGCTGGCCGAAAACAGCATTGACGAGAAAAAATCGGAACGTTATAGCGAAACCCTGGGGTTCTACGGAGAATTCACCGCAGCCTACCCCGAAAGTAAATTCAAGAAGGAGGCCGACGATATCGCCAGTACCACGCGCCGTCGCCTCGAACGCCTGAACGGCACCCTCAATCCTTCCAGTAGCAACTAA
- a CDS encoding DNA-directed RNA polymerase subunit omega — protein MNYKADASTTITRNLREYDRETGNIYESIVVIAKRANQISSDLKEELNSKLSEFNSASDNLEEVFENREQIEISKYYERLPKPTLISLSEFNEKKIYHRNPAREENQAGF, from the coding sequence ATGAATTACAAAGCAGACGCATCGACGACGATCACCCGTAACTTACGCGAGTACGATCGTGAAACCGGAAACATCTACGAATCCATCGTTGTCATCGCCAAGCGCGCCAACCAGATCTCTTCGGACCTTAAAGAAGAACTGAACTCCAAGCTTTCCGAATTCAACAGCGCGTCGGATAACCTGGAAGAAGTGTTCGAAAACCGCGAGCAGATCGAGATCTCCAAATATTATGAGCGACTGCCCAAACCGACGCTCATCTCTTTGAGCGAATTCAACGAGAAGAAGATCTACCACCGCAATCCTGCCCGGGAAGAAAATCAGGCAGGATTCTAA
- the coaBC gene encoding bifunctional phosphopantothenoylcysteine decarboxylase/phosphopantothenate--cysteine ligase CoaBC, with protein sequence MKGARILLGVTGSIAAYKSATLVRLLVKAGADVRVVMTDAATDFIAPLTLSTLSKNPVHRESFDANSGAWDNHVDLGMWADLFVIAPASANTLAKLANGYCDNLLTAVYLSSRCPVWVAPAMDLDMWKHDSTRSNLEKLQAMGVKLIAPAHGELASGLVGEGRMEEPEAILSALQTWWATGRPLLGMKALVTAGPTYEPIDPVRFIGNHSSGKMGFAIAGELAKSGATVTLVAGPVSLSDPPGIDTRVNVVTALEMQAACMDRFQEQDVVVMCAAVADFRPENAAESKIKKDIGELNIALVRNPDILAGMGARKSDRQLLIGFALETTDGLEAAKEKLKKKNLDLVVLNSLQDTGAGFGHDTNQVTLIGPHDAKRLPLLSKSDTAQHLVDYIRDRWQNLHRS encoded by the coding sequence ATGAAAGGTGCCCGTATACTCCTTGGCGTAACCGGCAGCATTGCCGCTTACAAATCCGCCACACTTGTTCGTCTGCTCGTAAAGGCTGGCGCGGACGTTCGCGTGGTCATGACTGACGCGGCCACCGATTTCATTGCCCCGCTGACACTCTCCACACTCAGTAAAAACCCGGTACACCGGGAGTCCTTTGATGCCAACTCCGGCGCCTGGGACAATCATGTAGACCTCGGCATGTGGGCCGATCTTTTCGTAATCGCGCCCGCTTCGGCCAATACTTTGGCCAAACTGGCGAACGGTTATTGTGATAACCTGTTGACTGCCGTATACCTCTCGTCGCGTTGTCCGGTCTGGGTCGCGCCGGCGATGGACCTCGACATGTGGAAACACGACAGCACCCGTTCGAACCTGGAAAAGTTGCAGGCGATGGGAGTAAAGCTCATCGCCCCGGCGCATGGCGAACTGGCTTCCGGACTCGTAGGCGAAGGACGAATGGAAGAACCGGAAGCGATACTGTCCGCACTGCAAACATGGTGGGCGACCGGACGTCCGCTGCTGGGCATGAAAGCGCTGGTCACCGCGGGTCCAACCTATGAACCGATCGATCCGGTACGGTTCATCGGGAATCACTCCTCAGGCAAGATGGGGTTTGCGATTGCCGGCGAACTGGCAAAATCGGGAGCGACGGTAACTCTGGTCGCCGGTCCGGTCAGTTTATCGGATCCTCCCGGAATAGATACCCGGGTCAACGTGGTCACCGCCCTGGAAATGCAGGCGGCCTGTATGGACCGCTTTCAAGAGCAGGACGTCGTGGTGATGTGCGCGGCGGTAGCCGATTTCCGTCCCGAAAATGCGGCGGAAAGTAAAATAAAGAAAGACATCGGGGAGTTGAACATTGCACTCGTTCGTAATCCGGACATCCTCGCTGGAATGGGCGCTCGTAAATCTGATCGTCAGTTGCTGATCGGATTCGCCCTCGAAACCACGGATGGGCTCGAAGCTGCTAAAGAAAAATTGAAGAAAAAAAACCTCGACCTGGTCGTTTTGAATAGCCTTCAGGACACCGGCGCCGGGTTTGGTCACGATACCAACCAGGTCACCCTGATTGGCCCTCATGATGCGAAGCGATTACCTTTGCTGTCAAAATCCGACACCGCCCAACACCTGGTTGACTACATACGCGACCGCTGGCAAAATCTCCACCGAAGCTGA
- a CDS encoding DUF4835 family protein has protein sequence MKRILLFTTIFLALLINRSTAQELNCQVSVLTPQIQQTDKTLFETMQNSIREFMNNRVWTQDKFLNQERIDCSITITISERVSVDEFRGNIQIQARRPVYKTSYNSPLFNHQDNDLSFRYLQDQVLEYDESNISSSTNLTAILAFYAYIILALDYDSFSKDGGTPYFVKAQTIVNNAQAIPERGWKAFESNRNRYWFTENYLNVSFKPLRNCIYQYHRLGMDRLTENIQDGRAAITEALKLLRTTYADRPNSIAMQSFFNAKSDEIVNLYSQAQGDERNQVVPVLSLVDPANTLKYQNMGQTK, from the coding sequence ATGAAACGCATTCTGCTGTTCACCACCATTTTCTTGGCCCTTCTGATCAATCGGTCGACCGCACAGGAACTCAATTGCCAGGTTTCCGTGTTGACGCCACAGATTCAGCAAACGGACAAGACCCTCTTCGAGACCATGCAGAACTCGATCCGGGAATTCATGAATAACCGGGTCTGGACACAGGACAAGTTCCTGAACCAGGAGCGGATCGACTGCAGCATTACCATTACGATCTCCGAACGGGTATCGGTCGATGAGTTTCGGGGCAATATCCAGATCCAGGCGCGTCGCCCTGTCTATAAGACCTCCTACAACTCGCCACTGTTCAACCATCAGGACAATGACCTGAGCTTCCGGTATCTTCAGGACCAGGTGTTGGAGTACGATGAAAGCAATATCTCCTCCAGTACCAACCTCACGGCTATCCTGGCCTTTTATGCTTACATCATCCTTGCACTGGATTACGATTCGTTTTCCAAGGATGGTGGTACCCCATACTTCGTAAAAGCACAGACGATCGTGAACAACGCCCAGGCGATTCCGGAACGCGGCTGGAAAGCTTTTGAAAGCAACCGGAATCGTTATTGGTTCACGGAAAATTACCTCAACGTATCCTTCAAGCCGTTGCGCAACTGCATTTATCAGTATCATCGGCTCGGCATGGATCGCCTGACGGAAAATATCCAGGACGGACGCGCGGCCATTACCGAAGCCCTGAAACTGCTTCGGACCACCTACGCTGACCGCCCGAACTCCATTGCGATGCAATCGTTCTTCAATGCCAAAAGCGACGAGATCGTAAACCTCTACAGCCAGGCACAAGGCGATGAACGCAATCAGGTGGTCCCTGTTTTATCGCTGGTCGATCCGGCCAATACGTTGAAATACCAAAACATGGGTCAGACGAAGTAA
- the ychF gene encoding redox-regulated ATPase YchF, with translation MGLKCGIVGLPNVGKSTLFNCLSNAKAQAANFPFCTIEPNLGVITVPDDRLNKLELLVKPQRIVPTTIEIVDIAGLVKGAHKGEGLGNQFLSNIRECDAIIHVVRCFDDPNVVHVDGSVNPVRDKEVIETELQLKDLESVDKKIQRIEKVAKTGGDKEALKAVETLKIYKEHLEQGRSARSAPVAPEDKRHIADIHLLTAKPVLYVCNVDEKSVQTGNEYVTRLREAVKDENAELLVIAAAIEAEITQLDSYEDRKAFLDDLGLTESGVSQLIKAAYRLLSLQTYFTAGEKEVRAWTITRGMLAPQAAGVIHTDFEKGFIRAEVIHYEDFVNLGSETACRDAGKLSVEGKEYEVQDGDVMHFRFNV, from the coding sequence ATGGGTCTTAAATGCGGAATCGTGGGACTTCCAAACGTCGGGAAATCCACGCTCTTCAATTGTCTTTCGAACGCCAAAGCGCAAGCTGCAAACTTTCCATTTTGCACGATCGAACCGAATCTGGGTGTTATCACCGTTCCGGATGATCGCCTCAATAAACTGGAATTGCTCGTCAAACCGCAACGCATCGTTCCCACGACGATCGAGATCGTCGATATAGCCGGACTGGTCAAAGGTGCGCACAAGGGTGAAGGGCTCGGCAATCAGTTTCTGAGTAACATCCGGGAGTGCGATGCGATCATTCACGTGGTCCGTTGTTTCGACGACCCCAACGTGGTTCACGTCGACGGATCGGTCAACCCGGTTCGTGACAAAGAAGTGATCGAGACGGAACTGCAATTGAAGGACCTGGAATCGGTCGACAAGAAGATCCAACGTATTGAAAAGGTCGCAAAGACCGGGGGAGATAAGGAGGCGTTGAAAGCCGTGGAAACCCTTAAGATCTACAAGGAACACCTCGAACAGGGACGTTCGGCGCGCAGTGCACCGGTGGCCCCGGAGGACAAACGGCACATTGCCGATATCCACCTGCTGACCGCCAAACCGGTGCTCTACGTTTGTAACGTCGATGAAAAATCGGTCCAGACCGGCAATGAATATGTAACGCGTTTACGCGAAGCGGTGAAGGACGAAAACGCTGAATTACTCGTCATTGCCGCTGCCATTGAAGCCGAGATCACCCAACTCGACAGTTACGAAGACCGGAAAGCATTCCTCGATGATCTTGGTTTAACCGAATCGGGTGTGAGTCAGTTGATCAAGGCGGCTTACCGACTCCTTAGTTTGCAAACGTATTTTACCGCAGGGGAGAAGGAAGTCCGGGCATGGACCATTACCCGGGGAATGCTGGCGCCACAAGCTGCCGGTGTCATTCACACGGATTTCGAAAAGGGATTCATTCGCGCCGAAGTGATCCACTACGAGGATTTCGTCAACCTGGGTTCGGAAACCGCATGCCGGGATGCCGGAAAACTGAGCGTGGAAGGGAAGGAGTATGAAGTGCAGGACGGCGATGTCATGCACTTCCGTTTCAACGTATAA
- a CDS encoding rhomboid family intramembrane serine protease, protein MSLTLLILLVTVAVSMIAFSNPGLQDKLMFKPYRIDGNREWYRFVSSGLIHADWMHLLVNMFVLFSFGEIVEFYYQQTFPEKGPVLYFLLYFGGMMTAVLPTYRKHRNNPGYNGLGASGAVSAVVFAFILFNPLERLCLYGVLCLPGVIFGVAYLVFSYYMDKRGGDRVNHDAHLWGAIYGIVFTVLLKPSLLIHFFEQLVYFRNAI, encoded by the coding sequence ATGAGTCTGACCCTGTTGATCCTTTTGGTGACGGTCGCGGTTTCCATGATCGCATTCAGCAATCCCGGGCTTCAGGATAAACTGATGTTCAAACCCTACCGCATCGACGGGAACCGTGAATGGTACCGCTTCGTCAGTAGCGGACTGATCCATGCCGATTGGATGCACTTGCTGGTGAACATGTTCGTGCTGTTCTCGTTCGGTGAGATTGTCGAATTCTACTATCAGCAGACTTTCCCGGAAAAAGGTCCGGTACTCTACTTCCTCCTGTACTTCGGCGGTATGATGACGGCCGTTTTACCCACTTACCGAAAGCACCGAAACAATCCCGGCTACAATGGCTTGGGGGCCTCCGGAGCGGTATCGGCGGTCGTGTTCGCGTTCATCCTGTTCAATCCGCTGGAACGGCTTTGCCTGTACGGAGTCTTGTGCCTTCCCGGTGTGATTTTCGGTGTCGCGTACCTGGTCTTCAGTTACTACATGGATAAACGGGGTGGTGACCGGGTGAACCATGATGCGCATTTGTGGGGAGCGATCTATGGCATCGTCTTTACAGTGCTGCTGAAGCCGTCGCTCCTGATACATTTTTTCGAACAATTGGTGTACTTCAGAAATGCGATCTGA
- a CDS encoding HAD family hydrolase, whose protein sequence is MRSEKRKAVFLDRDGVLNRERGDYTWLLEDFQINPGVLEALARLADAGFLLIVISNQGGIGKGLYQKSDTDYLHLHLERQLALGDVRLTEIYYCPHHPATGKCLCRKPSGLMIEKAIARFQLDPTACFFIGDTERDVEAGHSAGVTTVRISPNASLIPIVDRILSGTF, encoded by the coding sequence ATGCGATCTGAAAAGCGCAAAGCCGTATTTCTCGATCGCGACGGTGTGCTCAACCGTGAACGGGGCGATTATACCTGGCTGCTGGAGGATTTTCAGATTAATCCCGGGGTTCTGGAAGCATTGGCGCGACTTGCCGATGCCGGTTTCCTGTTGATCGTCATCAGTAACCAGGGCGGTATCGGAAAGGGTCTCTATCAAAAGTCGGATACCGATTATTTGCACCTTCACCTGGAACGGCAACTGGCACTTGGCGACGTTCGCCTGACGGAGATCTACTACTGTCCCCATCATCCGGCTACCGGAAAATGCCTCTGTCGAAAACCATCCGGTCTGATGATCGAAAAGGCCATCGCCCGCTTTCAACTCGACCCGACCGCCTGCTTTTTCATTGGTGATACTGAACGGGACGTGGAGGCGGGGCACTCCGCAGGCGTAACAACGGTACGGATCTCGCCGAACGCATCGCTGATACCGATCGTCGACCGCATCCTTTCGGGGACGTTTTAA
- a CDS encoding aminotransferase class IV encodes MQAPTFLNFNGNITPSDQPIFTSANRAFRYGDAVFETIRLQQGEILFLDRHLERLRNSMQLLGMLPHDDLTFHNLYLSIRHLDQVNQLKGNGRIRLEVFRNDGGLYTPQTNHVSYLIEVTPLSHKDYRLNDHGLRIELYPDIKKPMSRLSNLKSSNALYYVMAGLYKKQLGIEDCLVLNTEGRIAEAISSNIFLIRGNELFTPGLEEACVAGVMREYIIEHERLNGRSVQETGITVDDLLKADEIFLTDVIHGLRWVGAFRHKRYFNTTSRKLLNAIQEAQTKKV; translated from the coding sequence ATGCAGGCGCCAACTTTTTTGAACTTCAACGGCAACATCACGCCGTCGGATCAGCCGATTTTCACCTCGGCGAACCGTGCCTTCCGTTATGGCGATGCCGTATTTGAAACCATCCGATTACAACAGGGCGAAATCCTTTTCTTAGACCGCCACCTGGAACGGTTACGGAACAGCATGCAACTCCTCGGCATGCTGCCGCACGATGATCTGACGTTCCATAACCTCTACCTCTCCATTCGTCACCTCGATCAGGTCAACCAATTGAAGGGGAACGGCAGGATCAGGCTGGAAGTATTCCGGAACGACGGAGGACTTTATACACCCCAGACAAATCACGTTTCGTACCTGATTGAGGTCACACCCTTGTCTCACAAAGACTACAGGTTGAACGACCACGGACTCAGGATCGAACTTTATCCGGACATCAAAAAACCGATGAGCCGGCTATCGAACCTGAAGTCATCCAATGCCTTGTACTATGTCATGGCCGGATTGTACAAAAAGCAATTGGGTATCGAAGATTGCCTGGTCCTGAATACCGAGGGTAGGATCGCGGAAGCCATCTCCTCCAACATTTTCCTGATCAGGGGAAACGAATTGTTCACGCCCGGTCTGGAAGAAGCTTGCGTAGCCGGCGTTATGCGGGAATACATCATCGAGCACGAGCGACTGAACGGGCGCTCCGTGCAGGAAACCGGCATCACGGTCGATGACCTTTTAAAAGCCGACGAAATCTTTCTCACGGACGTGATCCACGGCCTGCGATGGGTGGGGGCTTTCCGACACAAACGTTATTTCAACACGACTTCCAGGAAGCTCCTCAACGCGATCCAGGAAGCACAAACAAAAAAGGTCTGA
- a CDS encoding DUF2179 domain-containing protein — protein MNSAFIDTEFFRWVVLPILIFLARMADVSLGTLRNVFISRGFRSIVPFVGFFEVLIWLVSMRQIMQHLDNPLCYIGFAGGFAMGTYVGLFIERQLALGMQVLRIITPVNWQELADGLRSDSFGVTVIDGHGAKGPVKILFCVVKRKDLDRVRVRIREINPEAFYSIEDIRVANQGVFPKNSASSSTLDHIRNVFPDPKDK, from the coding sequence ATGAATTCAGCTTTCATTGATACCGAGTTTTTCCGTTGGGTAGTATTACCCATTCTCATCTTCCTGGCGCGTATGGCCGATGTTTCGCTGGGCACGTTGAGAAATGTTTTTATCTCCCGGGGATTTCGGAGTATCGTGCCGTTTGTGGGCTTCTTTGAAGTGCTGATCTGGCTGGTATCCATGCGCCAGATCATGCAGCATCTCGACAACCCCCTTTGTTACATCGGGTTCGCAGGCGGTTTTGCCATGGGTACCTACGTCGGACTCTTCATTGAGCGTCAGTTGGCGCTGGGTATGCAGGTGCTTCGGATTATCACCCCGGTAAACTGGCAGGAACTGGCCGACGGGCTCCGCAGCGACAGTTTTGGAGTAACCGTCATTGATGGGCATGGTGCCAAAGGACCTGTTAAAATCCTTTTTTGTGTGGTTAAACGAAAAGACCTGGATCGGGTGAGGGTACGAATAAGGGAAATCAACCCGGAGGCTTTTTACTCGATTGAGGACATCCGGGTCGCCAATCAGGGCGTTTTTCCGAAGAATTCGGCGTCCAGCTCCACACTTGACCACATCCGGAACGTTTTTCCGGACCCCAAGGATAAATAA